AGCATGGAATTGGGAAGTTCAGTGTCTCTAGAGGGAAAGAGGAAGATGGTTAATGGAAAGGGTGGAcaaaaatttccaatttttaaaaatatttatatgataATGAAAACATTATGTTTCGAGAATTGCCCTTCACGGTCATTTTTATTACTCATTTGTTTCCACTCATAGTTATGCTTATGTTGCCTGTCATTGACACAGCACTATTAGTCTTCATTGCACTTCGATTATTTGccaccattttcttttataaaaaaaacttatggtCTTTGGTCCAGTTTCAAATGGATGCAGACACACCAAGAATCCCAGAACAGTTGCCTCAGTCCAATGCCCATGGCCGCATTAATAGTGGTTTGATTGTTGACCATTCTGTCCAACCAGCAGCATGTGGTTTATGCCAAAGAATCCTTTCTCCTGAAAATGAGGCAAGTGGTGACCTCCAGACCATTGGTATATGTGGGGACTGTAAATTCTTAATTCTTGAAGATCATTGGACCCCCAGGCAAGACTCATATCAGCGTAGGGCATCTAGAGGAAGAAGAACCAGGTACAGCAGTTCTGAGTCTGTTGAATATCACTTCTCACAAGAACTTTCACATGTAATTAACCAGGCTAGGCAAAACCAATCAAGTGTCTCTGGGTATGAGGATCAACCTTCAGATGGTGATGCTTCGGTTAGGTTATTGCAGCACTCAAGTTCCCGCTCTACCCCAAGTGGATCTGGAATATGGCGGCGAGTACTCTCTGATACTGAAAGTGATGGTTTTGATCATCCGGACTCCCTTTATGGGGAGAGTGAATCAAATGTCAGTTTTGGTCAGTACAGGGTTTTTCATGGTGAGAGTGATGCCATTTCTTTTAGTGCCTATGGAGGGGATTCTGATGCTTCTGTAGATGGACATAGTTTCCTGGACCGTGAAATGTCTGTTCAACCAGATGATGGCAGCGTTTTTGAAAGTGATACTGATATTGATCCTATGCATGCTGGCCTTGACCAATGGGACTCTGAAGAAGacgaagatgaagaagaagaagaagaagaagaagaggaagaagaagaagaagaagaaggagagggagaaggagaaggagaagaagaagaaggtgagtGGGAAGAAGCTGATGCTGAAGATGATGCAGAAGCATTAACTGAATATGAATATCAAACTTTTTTCACTTCTGAGGCTCCGACTTGGAGAGGCAGGCAAGGTTCACAAACATTTATTCATACCATCTTTGCTAACTCAGAGGAAGAAGAGTTACCGCCTTATGTCAGGAATTCTGGGGATTATCTTGATGCAAGAGGCTTTGAAGAACTGCTTGTACATCTTGCTGAGACTGAAAGCTCTAGACGAGGAGCACCTCCTGCAGCCGTGTCTTTTGTAAATAGTCTGCCTCGTGTAGTCATTAATGAGGAGCATCAGAAGCATGAAGGCTTAGCATGTGCAATATGCAAAGAAGTTCTACCCATTGGCACCGAAGTAAATCAGCTTCCCTGCTTTCACCTCTATCACCCTTCATGTATCTTGCCGTGGTTGAGCACACGAAATTCATGTCCCCTTTGTCGGTATGAGCTTCCTACTGATGACAAAGATTATGAAGAGGGGAAGCAGAACAATAGTGGTGGAGTGGGAATCCATGAAATCCAGCAGGAAAATGTCAGTGACGACGATTCTTCTGTTGTCTTTGATGAAGCTGAATCAGATGAAGAGCGTGAACTTAATCAAGGCAGAACAGAGCAGAGAGAACTGCTAGATGTGGATCCTGCTACTAATAGCTCTGGTCGGGAGGGTGGTAGGGGGAGATGGTTTTTTCTTGCTGCTGCTCCTATTGTCGGTCTCATGGGCATTGTGCTCGTGTTGTGGTTAGGCAATCCTCTGATTCAAAGAAGAGAGCCAACAAACCAATGCAGCTTTGTTGATCCTGGCCATCGTCAAATTCACATTTCTACCTCCTCACCCACCCAAAGGGAGAATAGGAGTAGGAGATGGTGGTCATTTTTCTAGGAAGCTCTTTGCTACTGGTAAATATATCAATTGTTTTTGCATTATGCATTGCAGTTTGTGCTATTGACCTGAAGGACATATTCAGGCTGTTGTGCTTTAACTTCTCAATTAGTGGATGTACATCGTGGTTTGACAAATCTTTGTGTGTTACTTTGGAGCCTGTTTGGCACCCTTTACCCCCGCATTCCTCCTTGTACAAAAAAGAGAGGTGAATTCCCTTAACTTTTAAATGGTGTACTGTGTGCACGGCACCTGGATATTTCTTCTACGATACCTAGTAGCCAACTATTGAGATGTGAAGTTGATTTGAGTCTCTAAAAGCATACAATGGTTGCCCAAACTTGCACGCTGTTTACACAGCTAACTTTATTAGTGTATTATCTTCCTTAACTTCAGTCCCTGCTTGCTCCTATCAATTCAAACTGCTTCTTGTAACTTGAACACTACAAGCTAGTTCCTTTAATAATGTttgaattattataaaataataataataataatgtttgaATTTGCTGACCATCTTTCATAGCATCTCTTTTCTCAACTTTGTGGTCTTTCACTGATAGTCTTGGAAAAAGCAACTCTTAACACTATTTCGATGGGAGGAGGAAAGGGGAGTAgagagaagaagatgaggagagTTTAATGACTTTGTTTAGATGTTCTTTTAAATGGGGTTTGAGGGGATTTGGAAGGATATATTCTCTCCAATCCAAACCCCGCATTTGTAACTCATCcaatttatatctatttctGCAGTATTAGTAAAAAAGGGTCATAATTATCAATTATGTGCTCATTCCCATCCTTGCTTTTCTTCCTatttaatttctaaaacattcaaagAAAGAAGATTGGAAAATTTCCttccccttaatttttaaaacatccaaaaaaGGGTAAGAGAGATAAACATTcccctctcctctcctctccttctctctcttacCCTCTATCTCTTTCCAAACTTCCAAACACACTCTTAACTGGGTTTCATGGAGAGCCAATGATTTGTTGATGGTTGATGCTATATTTGTTGAGTGATAGTTTGTTAAACAAAGTGGGCACTCGGTCCTGTTATGTTATCCCATAAAAGTTCTGTTTCATCAGTCGCAGAAAACAAAATGCAACAAGGATGAGTTTATCGTAACACTCAAGTGATAACGGATTAAGTGGATCCAATATTTATGTTAAGTCTTTTTCTTtgtgttaatttattttgtgaacacggaaaagaaaaagaataataattacTATCAATAGGGGGCATGATCATGTCTTCCATTACAAGCAAAGGAACTTCCAAGTTTGCAACTAACTAATTTAGCTATTGACATTGATTATATGGATATAGATAGAAAAACCACATGGCCTCGCGACACAGCTTGCTGCAGTTTTAGAATAGAATGTTGAGGTAGAGAACAATCCATCCAGACATTGATATGATAGCAAAAATATGAACCCAGAAGAGGACTGCAGCTGCTTCCCTACCACAACCTCTTAAATTGGCGACAGCACCTACAGACAAGGAATATGTTAATAAGAAAACCAGGTTTCCCTGTTCATATTGCTGCTCAAAGATTATATATTAAGACACCGAAATGCAATCTTTAATTAAAGCCTaatattcttaattttggtTCCAATCCTTGTTTTATTGATAGATAAAGTTTTCCTCCAAACAAATTGGGAGGAATCTTCTTCAACTCATTATGTGACAATAGGGATGGAACCAGGATTTGAACTAGGGGGGCCAAagcatgaaccaaaaaaaatttcatgtgacatggtttattaaaaaaaaaatcatggtagACAAAAAATTGCACTTTATTACCAATATATTTAAGTCAAGAAGGATATAATATGAACcaaaaaagttgaaagttaCAACATGATattctaatatttttcaaagaagaagaaaaaaagaagaagaggacttCGGATTTCCAGATTTTGGGTTATTGGaattaatatgttgattttatCATGTTGACCAACTCACCAATACGATAAATACTTTTGGATGCAACTGAAAATCACACTAataaagtttttcaaaactttgtttgaggattttaaaaaattgggatATCAATATTAAGAGTTGGCAATGCTACATCATCAATATCggcttttaaaagaattttgcattttatcttttgaaaaaaaaataaatattgtaattCACTTTCCTATAGTTtattaatcaattaaaaaagtcATATAAATTGTCGTAACCCCGTAAGGGAATTTTTTCTTCTATGAGAATTTTTTGGTTAtgaattattgaattatgatattggtgatttgtgaattttttgttcataatatatactatttaaatttttcaaaaaaattgggtggggggtgggggggtggggggcaTGCCCCTAGTGGGTCCGTCCCTGTTGGCAATTCATAAAACCATTTGTGTTTATAAAATTGCatgattcattaaattatttttaaaagtcacATGACTCGTTAAAAATGTCATTTGACTAGAAGTATATTTGGATTAGTGGTTGGAATCATTCCGTAAAAGGTTGGAGAAATTTCCTTCAAATTAGTTTTGGAGGTAAATTATATCCTCGATCAATTGTTTAGCAGCTTGGAGAAAAGAGAAATATCAATTGTGTTAATTTCCAGCATCCCAGAAATGGTTTGATTGTCAAACTAATTCTTGGTTGCTCAAAATGTCTCCAGAAGCGATAGGTGTCtatattttgcaaaatttttgtgCCTGTTCTCAAAAATTTGTTGAGGGATGTGTCTAGAGAAGAGAATTGGGCAATACCAGCAAGGACAGATGTCGGCATTGTGTGCTGAAGAAGTAGGACAAATCTGAACATCTTATCCCCGGCTGGGAGGAAACCAAGCTTATCAGCCAACATGACAATGCCAAGTCCTGCAGGAGGCACCAAAACTAACCGTGCAAAAATAATAGCAGCAGTTGTCCGTAGACCAAGCTTTGAACTTCCAGGTCCTGCAAGTAACACATTACACAGCTTTACACAAGGTCCAACCTTGCTAATAAGCAGAATGAAGCCACAGGAGTAGATTAGAGGAAACATGATCAGCATAAAGTCAACTCACCATCAACAAGGTTGCCTCCTAATGCCAACAGGATGCATGGAATCATGGCCTCCCTGACAATCACAAGtattcttaataaaataaagactaaTAAGAGATTCAAAAACAACAGTTCACTAGTTCAGTCACAGCATATTCAATCTATAATacattctaataaaaaaaatttgaaagagagaaaataaatgaatagaCAAACGACAAAAGCCTTCCAAAATTTGAcaagatttgaaattttgatttataaattCCATGCTAGCTGGCATTAGATATTTCAACCATGTGATGTACAAATTTTTAGAGTATTCCATTCTAGCTTTAAAGCTTATGGATTTTAAATCAGAGGCAAGTGATTAATAATCACAAGGGTAGCAATTACACCAgaaattcaaacccaaaataATAGAAGTAACAAATTAATTCCAATTTGTAAATGAGATATTTAAAAGCTGAGAAATACATAAATAAGCTTCATTTCCAAAGACTTCCTCTGAGATCATGTTTCAGACGCAGTGGAAGATGTTACAACGAATATACATTTCACACACATTCTACattatcatcattatttaaGCTTTCTAGGAAATTTAATGTGCATTTAAAAAGCATATCTGACCCAAAGAAATCAACACCATGCCTCTTTGAgatcctcaattttttttgggaaaagcATTAATAGTATCATTCAATAGAAATAACCTATAATTTTTAACACTATCAGGTCAGAACTCATAGTGCTTACAAGCTTCTCtaaacaaaaaatgaagaacataTCAACTTACTAAAACAACTAGAAATAGTAAGCATACCCAAGAATAATGCAACTGtcagtgaagaaaaaaaaaggagcatcTGCTGTGAAGATCAATTGCTTAAAAAATGGTACCGCACCAAGTAACATGGCTAGAATCTGCATCAAAATGTGAATACCATTTATTAGAGCAGGTATATATCCAATTAGCTTGATCTTGCATTCAAACACCTCAGTTTTCTTGTATCTTATAATGTGTAAAACATCAGAAATTTCTTCTTAGATTAAGTAGGGAAATCAAAAGCTATCAAATAGAAAGGACtcaattaagaattttttgaaTGCAACTGAAAAATGTAAGATTTCCATCAACCTACTGAAGAGGTAAAGTTAACCAGATAAAGTTCTATAAGTAGAAACTTACGGAAGCGATGATAGGTGGCTGAAGTATTTGCTTCAGCTTCAACTTCTCATACAGGAAAAAAAGTAAACCTTTAAACTGCATCAAATATGAAGACGTAAACTTTCAGtccaacaaataaaatatattcaatttgaAAAGAGGTAATTAGCTTCCTGATTTTAGAAACTACCAAAAAATATCAGATTCTAAATTCTAATAGTTGGATGACCCATGTTATGTGACCCACAGCAGCAGAACAAAAAGGGGCGATGTATATAGTTACAAAATGTGATGTTCATGTTACCAACATCTTTTCACAATCCTAACTAGCAAAGAGACATAAATTTGTTTTCAACGAACTTATATTGACATTGCACATAGTGCAGATCTAGGTGTCACTGAAGAGGATGATTGTGATCCGCCCATTCAGTCATCATTTAGTTTATAAATAAACTATATACATACTCATTAATACACATAATAGGAGGATGACTCTTTCCTTTGGCCATTTTTTTAAGCTGTTACCTATATATGAAAAACagataaattttgaatatatatatatatatcattgctTGTCCTTAATTTTGGccaaatgattaaattcatcatttcatatcaacttaaacttttgggacaagtgGTAGTTTATTATGGTATTAGTGCAGCTAGTCCTGAGTTCAAACTCTATATCCACTTTGCCTCccatttaaaactaaaattccATGTGTTAGGCCCCACTTGTTGAAGGGAGTCTAGGACTATATGTGAGGGAAGTGTTAGAATAGTGATTAAATGATTAAGATCACCTTTTCGTATCGACTAGAGTTTTTAAGATAAGTGGTATTTTATCACCATGCCTATTATAATAAATCATCTACATACAGATGAAGTTCTATAATTTTACATCAGCAGAGAAATAAGATGATAATTTAATATTCCAAAGTCATTACTTTGTCACCAAAGACACATGAAAGGAGCAGCTTTAGATACTAAGGGAAACACTTTTCAAGAGCAATTATTATTGCTGTGGCAACACACTTCCTAACACTTACAGTCGTCGATGAATATCTATTAGTTCTCACCTTTCCTTTCTCTGAAGCAGTTGGCTGATGCTCTTCCTTTGGATTGGCTGATGCTGCCTCCTCGTGTGTAAGCAATGGAAGTTGCTCAGCTGTGGCTTCCTTTGGAGGGTCCTTGATGGGAAGATTTCCATCCTCAATGTCAAAGGTACCTCCGGGAGGAGGCGCCAACATCTGAAACACATATGTGTATAAGATGATGGCACCAACCTAacatacattatatatatacacaatctTTAGTACGTGGTAATGATGAAACTTATAGAAAACTAAATATTGAGGGATAGATGAAAAAATgcttatatatttaaaaaaatgtggcTTTCTAATCAACATATTTGAAGCTTGAATAACAATAATCAAAGCTTTAGTGATCAAGTAAGAACTGCTGGAAACCTACCCACTGGCCGAATGAAATATAGGCAGTCCCATCTGTGCTACATTTTTCTGAGTCACCAAAAGGATTAGATTTGTCTCTGCATAGAGCCGCAATCAATACAAGTGGTACGTTCCCAATATTGCCTGTATTCAATGTCAATACACAGAATTCAAGATAAACCAATATGTACAAAGCAGAAAGCCAAAGTAGGCAGAGTGGTTTATATAGATATATCAGAGTACAATGTTGGAATCCATCAAGTGTAAGTGGAATATGTCATACAAAGATAATGATAATCTATTCAAGTTAGGTAATATATGTCTATCCAGATTCCAGAGTAAAGTTGAAAAATTCAATATCAATGCAAATTAACAATGAgtttgtcattttatttgtttcttttttgagcAAATAAACAGGTCTGCCTATGTAGAGGCACATTTATAAAGCTGGTGGTTCCTCTTATCTCACTCTCTTACCTACTTTCCTAACTCACTCTATAATATCTTTCATTAAACATAATTTCAGAATATCTTTGTTCACAGACTTAAGTTCACACTAGAAAGGCTCATATTCAATACAAATAAGTATCCACTAAGTCCAATAATCAGATATGATTCTTTAACTCATCATTTAAGACTCAATTATAACCCATCTATATCTGAGTAGAACTAAATTGGAATGTCAATCTCAAAAGCTTTTAATGAACTTCGAACAATAACAGCCTGCAGAAAATGTGATTCATGTATATGAATGTTCTAGATGCAGTGGCTCACCAATTCCAATTTGTATgattgaaaacttgaaaaaagGGTATGGTGGACGGACAAGCGATGCAACAATGAAACCTATTAAGGATCCTGACATGCTACCCAGAATAACATTCATAGGAATAAACCACCTGCAAACGAatgaaattgtaattaaaaagaaagaaagaaagaaagaaagaaaaaaaaaaaaaatcattgtggTGCTTTGAAAACATAGATTGAAAAGTATAATTGTTACCATTCAAGCATTTTCTCAATGGTGATAGCTTGACCAAGTTGAGAGAATATCAAACATGGAAGTAAAAGTGAAAAGACCAGCTGCATTACACAAATAGTGGGAACAATGAATTATGGTTTTCAAATTTGCTGATAGGTAAATCTAAGTTGCAGAGTAAGTTAATAATAAGTGAGTATCAGCATGACATATTCAACAACACCAACAAGCATTAGTCTCGAAATTTTGGGGTTGACGAGTATTACCCCATTTAAAAGTTTCCTTCCACTAGCAGGCAAAATGTTGACATATTTGGAAGCCATAAGGAATCCCAAAAAGCACATTGTGAAGACCTTTGCTATTGGCAACACTGCGATTTTGATAGTCCCTAAAAGGGATTCTCCGGCCACTCCCACCCCGGCTTCTGCAGCCGCCTGATTCACCATCGCCACCGCCGATAAAAATCTCTCCATACTGTCTACCtaacaaaacacacacacctCCGTGGCACATTCACCGGAGACTAATTAACTATTACTCGCAATTTCCTCTTATTCAATTCTAATCAATTAAATCCAAATCCTCATTAAAAATCTTCACcattcaaaaacccaaaaaagccTGTCATCAAATTCCAGAAACACTATACATCAgtaaacaataaattcaaagaaccaaacaaggaaaaaaaaaccaaaaaaaaaagaaaaaaaaagaatgaattcactgttattttttcaaagaagaacAATAAAAGAGTATTGTAAAGGAATTTGgagctggaaaaaaaaaaatacaaaaatacagTATAAAGAGAGGAAATACAGTTAGATCGGTGGCAATTCACGTGTATAATCTGAATCCAACGAAAATAGCATAgaatttaaaatactaaaaatatgaAAGGAAAAGGCATAGAAGATAGAAACAAAGGAAGAGAATGTTTACACGTATTGAAATCCCAAGTAGCTTCCAAACACTTTCTTCTTCAACTCGAATCAATCCACACAAATCTGTTAAGCTTccccttcttttgtttttcgTTTTTCTTTCCAAGAAAGAAGCGGCTTTCGAGTTGCCTCTAAATTCTGATAAATCCAAATCAGttgctttggtttttttattttttggtatcaCTTTGTCACCTTCcaatcaaagtttttttttttttttttttaatttaagactCGAATcgtttttttatatttggtatttggtttttggtttttaggaGAATGAGAACCGTGACCGTGACTCTATAATATAGGTTGGGGATTAAGTTACCAGAGATACCCTTGCCGCTATGGGGATAATTGTCGAATTTACCCTTTGGTTTAATACTTGTCTGGTCTTCCGTACCAACGGAAATTTCCTCGGGTGTCGTattcacacttttttttcccggttctcaaaatcccaaaatccaCCAACATATTTTGGTGCATTTACTGCCTCCCACGTGTCCTTTccctctatttatttatttattacatattttttataataacaatgcactagtagtagtagaaaatagaaatcaagAAAACTCGAAACCATGTTCGTAATCTTGTTGATTTTGAACTTTCTATAATTTAATTCAAAcgataatagtaaaaataagatGACCTCATTCTAGAAATCCTAatcaaaggatttttttttggaaaataaattattttggagtatttagttgtgtttttaaaaatactcaaacaaaaattttcaattgtttggtTACATTcctaaaaatgttatagaaaatatattttctactattttcttacattttctcatctcccaaacaaatatataatataaagaaggaaaaatttaaattaaaaaaaatcatgatcaATCTGGTGGGCATTGGTCGCCAGTGGTAATGGTTGGCCACTAGAGACCAAAGACGTTCGTAGTGGGTGAGGGTGAAAATTTGATTGATAAGTTTTCGGTAAAGTAGATAGTGAAAGAGTAAACTAATTTCTGTCATAAGTGCCGTTATTTTACAATTAACTGGAAAATAATTTTCGATTGACCAATATTTTCCGTCACCTCAAATACCCATAAatgcaaacaatatttttcaaaaattcatttttttcgaACCAAACACGGCCTAAGTTCAAAGgcactcatatatatatatatatatatatatatatttatttatttatttattgtgatttaataaaagtaatattaacaATGACTCAAAGATGTTTCAACTT
The DNA window shown above is from Quercus lobata isolate SW786 chromosome 7, ValleyOak3.0 Primary Assembly, whole genome shotgun sequence and carries:
- the LOC115953616 gene encoding protein PIN-LIKES 6, whose translation is MERFLSAVAMVNQAAAEAGVGVAGESLLGTIKIAVLPIAKVFTMCFLGFLMASKYVNILPASGRKLLNGLVFSLLLPCLIFSQLGQAITIEKMLEWWFIPMNVILGSMSGSLIGFIVASLVRPPYPFFKFSIIQIGIGNIGNVPLVLIAALCRDKSNPFGDSEKCSTDGTAYISFGQWVGAIILYTYVFQMLAPPPGGTFDIEDGNLPIKDPPKEATAEQLPLLTHEEAASANPKEEHQPTASEKGKFKGLLFFLYEKLKLKQILQPPIIASILAMLLGAVPFFKQLIFTADAPFFFFTDSCIILGEAMIPCILLALGGNLVDGPGSSKLGLRTTAAIIFARLVLVPPAGLGIVMLADKLGFLPAGDKMFRFVLLLQHTMPTSVLAGAVANLRGCGREAAAVLFWVHIFAIISMSGWIVLYLNILF
- the LOC115953383 gene encoding E3 ubiquitin-protein ligase Praja-2 — protein: MDADTPRIPEQLPQSNAHGRINSGLIVDHSVQPAACGLCQRILSPENEASGDLQTIGICGDCKFLILEDHWTPRQDSYQRRASRGRRTRYSSSESVEYHFSQELSHVINQARQNQSSVSGYEDQPSDGDASVRLLQHSSSRSTPSGSGIWRRVLSDTESDGFDHPDSLYGESESNVSFGQYRVFHGESDAISFSAYGGDSDASVDGHSFLDREMSVQPDDGSVFESDTDIDPMHAGLDQWDSEEDEDEEEEEEEEEEEEEEEEGEGEGEGEEEEGEWEEADAEDDAEALTEYEYQTFFTSEAPTWRGRQGSQTFIHTIFANSEEEELPPYVRNSGDYLDARGFEELLVHLAETESSRRGAPPAAVSFVNSLPRVVINEEHQKHEGLACAICKEVLPIGTEVNQLPCFHLYHPSCILPWLSTRNSCPLCRYELPTDDKDYEEGKQNNSGGVGIHEIQQENVSDDDSSVVFDEAESDEERELNQGRTEQRELLDVDPATNSSGREGGRGRWFFLAAAPIVGLMGIVLVLWLGNPLIQRREPTNQCSFVDPGHRQIHISTSSPTQRENRSRRWWSFF